The following coding sequences lie in one Stigmatopora nigra isolate UIUO_SnigA chromosome 4, RoL_Snig_1.1, whole genome shotgun sequence genomic window:
- the mblac2 gene encoding acyl-coenzyme A thioesterase MBLAC2, which produces MSAADWYAHKNLGDGLYWIQERFYQSQNRANIWLLRGSHQDLVIDTGLGLRSLPDYIDAMGLLGKDQQRKNPLLAIATHAHFDHSGGLHQFQQVGVHSAEVEALVNGDNYETVTWLSDREIAQAPSPGWRARHYKVKAVQPTHILQEGDVINLGDRQLTVLHMPGHSRGSICLHDADNKLLFSGDVVYDGAMIDWLPYSHVSDYIGSCERLVGLVDSEQVDQVLPGHYNTFGAKRLHRIASSYISRAGTCPAKFSTWAWSTVAGVALRASNPRGIC; this is translated from the exons ATGTCCGCGGCAGACTGGTACGCTCACAAGAATCTAGGCGACGGCCTCTACTGGATCCAGGAACGCTTCTACCAGTCGCAGAACCGGGCTAACATATGGCTGCTACGCGGCTCCCATCAGGACCTGGTCATCGACACGGGACTGGGCTTGAGGAGCTTGCCGGACTACATCGACGCCATGGGGTTGCTGGGCAAGGACCAGCAGCGGAAGAACCCGCTGTTGGCCATTGCCACCCACGCCCACTTTGACCATTCGGGCGGCCTGCATCAGTTCCAACAGGTGGGCGTCCACAGCGCCGAGGTGGAGGCTCTGGTCAACGGGGACAACTACGAGACGGTCACTTGGCTCAGTGACCGGGAGATCGCCCAGGCTCCTAGTCCTGGATGGAGGGCGAGGCACTATAAAGTCAAGGCTGTGCAGCCCACGCACATCCTGCAGGAAG GTGACGTCATCAATCTGGGCGACAGACAGTTAACAGTGCTTCACATGCCGGGCCACTCACGGGGCAGCATCTGTCTCCATGACGCCGACAACAAGCTTCTGTTTAGCGGCGACGTGGTGTACGACGGTGCCATGATCGACTGGCTGCCGTACAGCCACGTCAGCGACTACATCGGCAGCTGCGAGCGCCTGGTAGGCCTGGTGGACAGTGAACAG GTGGATCAAGTCCTGCCAGGACATTATAACACCTTCGGCGCCAAACGCCTCCACCGCATTGCCAGTTCATACATTAGCAGAGCCGGAACATGCCCGGCCAAGTTTTCCACTTGGGCTTGGAGCACCGTGGCCGGCGTGGCGCTCAGGGCGTCGAACCCGCGTGGCATTTGCTGA